In Vigna angularis cultivar LongXiaoDou No.4 chromosome 8, ASM1680809v1, whole genome shotgun sequence, one DNA window encodes the following:
- the LOC108345057 gene encoding aldehyde dehydrogenase family 2 member C4, protein MASHSQSFVQIPAVKFTKLFINGEFIDSISGKTFETVDPRTEEVIVEIAEATKEDVDIAVKAAREAFDFGPWPRMPGAERAKIMLKWAQLIEQNVEEIAALDTIDGGKLFSWCKAVDVPEACNILRYYAGAADKIHGNVFKTSRDLHLYSLMEPVGVVGHIIPWNFPTVMFFAKVAPALAAGCSMVIKPAEQTPLSSLFYAHLAKLAGIPDGVLNVVPGFGSTAGAAISSHMDIDAVSFTGSTETGRKIMQAAALSNLKPVSLELGGKSPVLIFDDADIDKAVDLALFGILHNKGEICVAFSRVFVQEGIYDEFEKRVVEKAKTWVVGDPFDPKVQQGPQTSKAQFDKILSYIDHGKSEGATLLTGGKPVGKKGYYIEPTIFTNVKEEMLIAQEEIFGPVMTLSKFKTIEDAIQKGNSSKYGLAAGIVTKNLDIANTVSRSIRAGIIWINCFFAFDIDCPFGGYKMSGFGRDYGLEALHKYLKVKSVATPIYNSPWL, encoded by the exons ATGGCAAGTCACTCACAATCCTTTGTCCAGATTCCAGCAGTAAAGTTTACCAAGCTTTTCATCAATGGAGAATTTATAGATTCTATTTCAG GGAAAACGTTTGAGACTGTTGATCCAAGAACAGAGGAAGTGATTGTTGAAATAGCAGAAGCTACCAAAGAAGACGTTGATATTGCTGTGAAGGCTGCACGTGAAGCATTTGATTTTGGTCCATGGCCACGTATGCCCGGTGCT GAAAGAGCAAAGATTATGCTGAAATGGGCGCAACTAATTGAACAGAACGTAGAAGAAATAGCAGCATTGGACACCATTGATGGAGGGAAGCTTTTCAGTTGGTGTAAGGCTGTGGATGTTCCTGAAGCCTGCAACATCCTACGTTACTATGCTGGCGCTGCTGATAAAATTCATGGAAATGTGTTCAAAACATCTCGTGACCTCCACTTGTATTCTCTTATGGAACCTGTTGGTGTTGTTGGTCACATTATCCCTTGGAATTTCCCTACTGTCATGTTCTTCGCCAAGGTCGCCCCGGCCTTGGCTGCTGGTTGCTCCATGGTCATCAAGCCTGCTGAGCAAACACCTCTCTCATCACTCTTCTATGCTCATCTTGCTAAGTTG GCTGGTATCCCAGATGGAGTGCTCAATGTAGTACCTGGATTTGGCTCAACTGCAGGGGCTGCAATAAGCTCACATATGGACATTGATGCG GTCAGTTTTACAGGTTCAACAGAAACAGGTCGTAAAATAATGCAGGCTGCGGCCTTGAGCAATTTGAAACCTGTTTCTCTTGAATTAGGAGGAAAGTCACCAGTGTTGATTTTTGATGACGCTGATATAGACAAAGCTGTTGATCTTGCTCTCTTTGGCATCCTACACAACAAG GGAGAAATCTGTGTTGCATTCTCCAGAGTTTTTGTCCAGGAAGGGATAtatgatgaatttgagaaaaggGTTGTGGAGAAGGCTAAAACTTGGGTAGTAGGAGACCCTTTTGATCCAAAAGTTCAACAGGGACCCCAA ACTAGTAAGGcacaatttgataaaattctttCCTATATTGATCATGGAAAGAGTGAAGGAGCCACTCTATTGACTGGGGGTAAACCAGTGGGCAAAAAGGGATACTACATTGAGCCAACCATTTTTACCAATGTTAAG GAGGAGATGCTAATTGCACAGGAGGAAATATTTGGACCTGTGATGACACTTTCTAAGTTCAA AACCATTGAGGATGCAATTCAGAAAGGCAACAGCTCCAAATATGGCCTAGCAGCAGGGATTGTGACCAAGAACTTGGATATTGCCAACACTGTATCAAGGTCCATCCGTGCAGGCATCATTTGGATCAACTGCTTCTTTGCATTTGATATCGATTGCCCTTTTGGAGGGTATAAgatgagtggatttggaagagATTATGGACTGGAAGCACTTCATAAGTATCTTAAAGTTAAATCTGTTGCAACTCCTATCTACAATTCTCCCTGGCTTTGA
- the LOC108346139 gene encoding aldehyde dehydrogenase family 2 member C4, whose translation MAALSNGNQASSFKIPPIKFTKLFINGQFVDSLSGKEFETIDPRTGELITKIAEGGKEDIDVAVKAARVAFDHGPWPRMPGVERARIMMKWADLIEQNIDELAALEAIDAGKLYHFCKVADIPAAAATIRYYAGAADKIHGEVLKASREFHAYTLLEPIGVVGHIIPWNFPTTMFFAKVSPSLAAGCTMILKPAEQTPLTALYYAHLAKLAGIPDGVLNVVPGFGPTAGAAISSHMDIDMVSFTGSTEVGREIMRAAASSNLKPVSLELGGKSPIIIFDDADVNKAAELALFGIVFNKGEICVAGSRVLVQEGIYDEFEKKLVEKAKAWVVGDPFDPKAQQGPQVDKKQFEKILSYIEIGKKEGATLLTGGKRVGNKGYYIEPTIFSNVKEDMRIVQEEIFGPVMALRKFKTIEDAIKIANSTKYGLASGVVTKSLDTANTVSRSIRAGIVWINCYFTFGNDIPYGGYKMSGFGRDFGLEALHKYLQVKSVVTPIYNSPWL comes from the exons ATGGCTGCTCTCTCTAATGGCAACCAAGCTTCTTCCTTCAAAATTCCTCCCATCAAGTTCACCAAACTCTTCATCAATGGACAATTTGTTGATTCCCTTTCAG gAAAAGAGTTTGAGACAATAGACCCAAGGACAGGGGAATTGATTACGAAGATCGCAGAGGGAGGAAAAGAAGACATTGACGTTGCTGTGAAAGCGGCACGTGTCGCTTTCGACCATGGTCCATGGCCTCGTATGCCCGGTGTG GAAAGAGCAAGAATTATGATGAAATGGGCAGACTTAATTGAGCAAAACATAGATGAACTAGCAGCATTGGAGGCCATCGATGCTGGGAAGTTGTACCACTTTTGTAAGGTTGCTGACATTCCTGCAGCAGCAGCTACCATACGTTATTATGCTGGTGCAGCAGATAAAATCCACGGGGAGGTCTTGAAAGCTTCTAGGGAGTTTCATGCATATACTTTACTAGAACCAATTGGTGTTGTGGGACACATTATTCCCTGGAACTTCCCTACCACCATGTTTTTTGCCAAGGTTAGTCCTTCCTTGGCTGCCGGTTGCACAATGATCCTCAAGCCTGCTGAACAAACACCTCTCACAGCCTTGTATTATGCTCATCTAGCTAAATTG GCTGGAATTCCAGATGGAGTACTTAATGTAGTACCTGGATTTGGTCCAACTGCAGGAGCTGCAATAAGCTCACACATGGACATTGATATG GTAAGCTTCACAGGTTCAACAGAAGTGGGGCGTGAAATAATGCGTGCTGCAGCTAGTAGTAATTTGAAACCAGTTTCACTTGAATTAGGAGGCAAGTCACCCATCATAATTTTTGATGATGCTGATGTAAATAAAGCTGCTGAGCTTGCCCTCTTTGGCATCGTATTCAATAAG GGAGAAATCTGTGTTGCAGGTTCTCGCGTGCTCGTCCAAGAAGGAATTTATgatgaatttgagaagaaaTTGGTGGAGAAAGCAAAAGCCTGGGTGGTTGGTGATCCTTTTGATCCTAAAGCTCAACAAGGGCCTCAG GTTGACAAGAAGCAATTTGAAAAGATCCTTTCCTATATTGAGATTGGAAAGAAAGAAGGGGCCACCCTTTTGACAGGCGGCAAAAGAGTGGGAAACAAGGGTTACTACATTGAACCTACAATTTTCTCCAATGTTAAG GAGGACATGCGTATAGTACAGGAGGAGATATTTGGTCCTGTGATGGCCTTGAGGAAGTTTAA GACTATTGAGGATGCAATTAAGATTGCCAACAGTACTAAGTATGGTCTAGCATCAGGCGTTGTGACCAAGAGTTTGGACACAGCCAACACTGTGTCAAGGTCCATTCGTGCAGGCATTGTTTGGATCAATTGCTACTTTACCTTCGGGAATGACATTCCTTACGGAGGGTACAAaatgagtggatttggaagagATTTTGGACTGGAAGCCCTACACAAGTATCTACAAGTTAAATCTGTTGTAACTCCCATTTACAACTCTCCTTGGCTTTGA